From Chryseobacterium camelliae:
TGAATCTTCCAGGGATAAAGTTGCCCTGCTTACCGGTAAATATGGCAAAGTTCAGGTTAATCCGCGTGAAATAAACCTGTTTTATCTCACCGAAACCAGAGACAGGATAGACTTTGATGGCAGCTCGTATTTCGTTGTCGATAAAAATATCAGGTTTACAAAAGACGAATTAATTCATGAACTTGAAAAGTTTCCGGAAAAATTCAGTCCCAATGCGCTGATGCGTCCCGTATATCAGGAAAAAGTACTGCCTAATTTGGCATACATTGGAGGTAATGCAGAAATCATGTACTGGATGGAACTTAAAGATTATTTTTTCAAAACAGGCATTCCTTTTCCGGTACTCATCCCGAGGAATTCCATGCTTTTCATTAAAGAAAAAACGGTCAAGAAAATAGAAAAGCTAAGCCTCAAACCGCAAAGTTTCTTTCAGAATTTTGCAAAGGTTGTAGATGGTAAAATCCTGGAAAACCATGAAATCCTCAGAATGCTGGAAGACAGTGAAACTAACCTCATAAATCAGTTCTCTCAGCTGAAGGCTGTTGCAGAAACTACTGATAAATCTTTCGGAAATATGGTGCGTGCAGAAGAGGTACGGCAGTTGAAATCTTTTACGAGAATGAAAAAGCGGCTTCTCCATGCAGAGAAAATAAAGCAAAACGAGCTCATGGAAAGGCTGGAAACTCTTTTCCTTGAAGTGCATCCTGCCGGAACCTGGCAGGAAAGGGTATACAACTTCAGTGTATTCTTTGCCGACTATGGCTATGACTGGCTGGAAAGCTGCCTGGAGAAAATGGTGGTGGAGGAATCAAAACTAATAATTGTTGCCATTTAATTTTAAAGGAGTATTTTTGTACATTATAATTGTCGACTATGATTAAAAGGTTTTTTATTCTATCCGGTCTTTGTATGGTTCTAGGCTTGTCTGCCCAGAAATCCCATACGGTGGTAAAAGGAGATACTCCTTACAGCATTGCCAAAAGATACGGCATAAGCGTAGATGAATTATTGAAACTGAACCCTAAGCATAAAGATGGCAAACTGGCTATCGGAGATATTTTAACGGTTAAAACGGATGTTCGTGCAGCAGCGGATAAAAACAAACCTTCCCGCGGAGCAGAACTGGGAAAAATTATCCTGCAACCAAAACAGACCATCTACGGCCTTACAAAACAATACCGTATTTCCGAAACGGACCTTAGAAAACTGAATCCTGATCTTGACTCTCATATGAAAATCGGGGAAGAAATTACACTTCCTTTGGAGAGCATCAGAAAATACGGAAATATCCAGCAGGCAGCTCCGGTACAAAAAACAGAGACACCTGCCGAAACAGATACAGCTTCTGCTGACGAAGAAACCTATACCATCCAGACGAAAGATAATTATTACAGAATAACAAAACAGTTCAATATTACACAGCAGGAATTATTTGCGCTGAATCCGGGACTGGAAGAAAAAGGACTGAAACCTGGTACAAAAATAAAAGTCAGGAAAAATACAGCTGCAGAAACCTCTGATACTGCTACTAAAGCAAAGATGGATGAGGATAATACAAGGTCTTCTGTTGAATCACCGTCAGAAACTGCTGCTGCAGACGATTATGTTACCTATACGGTTCAGCATGGAGATACAGTATTCTCCATTGTAAATAAATTCGGGATCACGATTGATGAACTGATTGCACTTAATCCTGAATTGTCCGGAGGTCTTAAATCCGGCATGGTGCTTAAAATCAAAAAACAGGATCCGGCTTATGTTAAGAAAAATGGAGATGCCCTGAGCGTGGTCCTCATGCTTCCGTTCGGATATAGCACCAATGAGACACAATACAGGAGCATGGCAACAGATTTCCTGACCGGTGCTAAACTGGCGATTGAGAGAAATGCTGCCAGCGGACAAAAACTGGATATAAAAATAGTAGATTCCGGAAACGAAGCGTCATTCAAAAATTCGATGACCCAGATCAATCCCAATAATACAGACCTTATTGTAGGGCCGTTCTTTAAATCCAATGTTATCGATGTCCTGGACTTTATTAAAAACCAGAAGATTCCTGTAGTAGCTCCATTTGCGAACTCTCCGGAACTGTATAATTACAGCAATCTGATCATTGTGGAAACCAATGACCAGACGTATGCCGATAAGATTGTTGATGAAGTAAAGACTGCTTATTCCAATCAGAAAATTTACATTGTAGCGGATGCCAAAAAAGAAAATGCCAATTACATTAAGTCCGGGATTGAAAAAGCAGTTAAGAATGCTACTGTGATCATCGTAAATTCTCCTGCGGATATCCAGCTGGATCAGAATATGATGACAGGACAGTCTGCACCGGTGATTGCCATACTGGCCAATGATAGTGATGCTGCCGGAGAAGCATTCTCCAACAGGGTTATTGCCCTTTCAAAAGAAGTTCAGGGGGTAAAAGCATTCAGTATGTTCTACCATCCGAGTTTCGAAAGGAAAGTGGATGACCTTAGCCAGGCTCATCTGGTATATCTGATGGACAGGAAAATCAACACCGAAGGAAGTTTTGAAAAAGAAATTCTCGCAGCATACAAAGCCAAATACTGCAAGACACCTCCTAAATATGCCATCATCGGGTTTGATGTAATGAATGATATGCTGACCAGGGAAAACCGCAAAGGTGAAATTTTCAGGCAGATGAATAAAGTTCAGACCCAGCTGGCCACAAAATTCGAATTTGTAAAATCCAAAGCGAATGGGGCTTATGTGAATACCGGTTACCGGGTGATCAGGCTGATGCCATAACCCTGATTTTTAAACGCGTTGGAAAATATCGTTAACATTATAATTATATTTGCATAATATTTTAAATCAATACATGAAAGCACTTGTATTTCCTGGGCAGGGTTCTCAATTCGTGGGAATGGGAAAAGAATTATATGATTCTCGAAAAGACATAAAGGATTTGATGGAATCTGCCAATGAAATCTTAGGTTTCGACATTCTTTCGATTATGTTTAACGGAACGGATGAAGATCTTAAAAGAACAGAGGTTACGCAGCCTTCTATTTTTATTCATTCAGTTGCTGCACTTAAAGCAGTCAATGGTTTAGGAGCTGAAATGGTAGCCGGGCACTCTTTAGGAGAGTTCTCTGCATTGGTAGCCAACGGTGTTTTATCTTTTGATGACGGATTGAAGCTGGTGTCTGAAAGAGCAAAGGCAATGCAGGAAGCCTGTAATGCCAATCCGAGTTCCATGGCTGCCATTCTTGGGCTGGAAGACGCCAAAGTGGAGGAGATTTGCAGCCAGATCGAAGGAATTGTGGTTCCGGCAAACTATAACTGTCCCGGACAGCTGGTGATTTCCGGTGAAACTTCAGCAGTAGAAGAAGCTTGTGAGAAACTTAAAGAAGCAGGAGCCAAAAGAGCTTTGCTGTTACCGGTAAACGGGGCATTCCACTCACCGCTCATGCAGCCTGCACAGGAGAAACTGGCAGCTGCGATTGAGAATACAAAATTTAGAAAGCCAACGATTCCGGTGTATCAGAATATCACTACTACAGCAGTAACCAATCCTGAAGAAATCAAACAGAATCTTATTGCACAGCTTACAGGTCCGGTAAAATGGACTCAATCTGTCCAGAATATGATCAAAGACGGTGCCTCTCAATTCCTTGAAGTAGGTCCGGGAAAGACCCTGCAGGGGCTTATTAAAAAAATTGACAGTTCTGTGAACATAGCTTCTGCCATTTAACCCAACAACCAAAACATGAGCAGAATATTTTCACCGGGAAAGCTGATGCTGACTTCAGAATATTTTGCCCTAGACGGAGCTCTTGTCCTGGCCGTACCTACGAAGCTTGGACAAGAGTTTTTTTATGAAGAAACAGAAGACCATGAAAGCATGGTGTTCTGGGAGGCATTTCATCAGGGAAGGGCATGGCTAAAAGCGGCGATCAATTACAAAGACTGGCGTATTATAGAAACAAATATTCCTTCTGCTGCGGAATTCGTCCTGAAAACCCTGAAGAATGTTCAAAAGCTTTCTTCCACTCGATTTACTAAAGATTCTTCCTGTCATATAAAAACTAACCTGCAGTTCCCTGCGGATTATGGCCTGGGCAGCAGCTCAACGTTAATGAACAACCTTGCCGAATGGGCTGCAATAGATCCTTTTCAGTTAAATACCCTAAGCCTTGGCGGTAGCGGTTACGATATTGCCGTGGCCAAAGAGAAATCTGCTGTTCTATACCAAAGCGTTCCCGAGATAAAATATGATAAGGTGAAATTTAATCCTGCCTTTAGTAATGACCTGATTTTTATCCATCTTAATCAGAAACAGGACAGCCGGGAAGCCATCAATTTGTATCGCTCCAAAACTAAGTCTGCAGAACTGGTTAATGAATTTTCAGATTTGACAAAGAAAATTTTGTTATGCGAAGAATTGGAAAATTTTTCCAGGCTAATGTTGATTCATGAGCAAAAAATATCAGATTTCATTGAAATTCCTACAGTTAAACAACGCTTATTCTCTGATTGTCCGGTATTTGTGAAAAGTTTAGGAGCCTGGGGAGGAGATTTTGTCATGAGCGCAAAATTTGATGGCTTTCAGGACTATTTTTGGGGAAAAGGTTTCAGATCTCTTTTTAATTGGAATGATTTAATTGGTTTATAGCCAGTATTTTATAAACCTGTTTTTTTATTTGCCATTCTGACATATATGATTATATTTAAACCATCTTTAACAATTAGTTAATATTGATTTTGTCAGGACCCAAAAAGAAACAGAAAATATAAGTACAATGAGAAACGCTAAAATCATCCGCGATTTAGAAAAATTAGGGATCAGGGGAGACTACGAACTGTTATATAATCCTTCTTATGAAGAGTTATATCAGGCTGAAGTTTCTTCCGATAATCAGGGCTTTGAGAAAGCTGAACTTACGGAATCTGGTGCAGTATCAGTAAAAACAGGAATTTTCACAGGTCGTTCGCCTAAGGACAGATACATTGTTCAGGATGATGTTAC
This genomic window contains:
- a CDS encoding LysM peptidoglycan-binding domain-containing protein, whose amino-acid sequence is MIKRFFILSGLCMVLGLSAQKSHTVVKGDTPYSIAKRYGISVDELLKLNPKHKDGKLAIGDILTVKTDVRAAADKNKPSRGAELGKIILQPKQTIYGLTKQYRISETDLRKLNPDLDSHMKIGEEITLPLESIRKYGNIQQAAPVQKTETPAETDTASADEETYTIQTKDNYYRITKQFNITQQELFALNPGLEEKGLKPGTKIKVRKNTAAETSDTATKAKMDEDNTRSSVESPSETAAADDYVTYTVQHGDTVFSIVNKFGITIDELIALNPELSGGLKSGMVLKIKKQDPAYVKKNGDALSVVLMLPFGYSTNETQYRSMATDFLTGAKLAIERNAASGQKLDIKIVDSGNEASFKNSMTQINPNNTDLIVGPFFKSNVIDVLDFIKNQKIPVVAPFANSPELYNYSNLIIVETNDQTYADKIVDEVKTAYSNQKIYIVADAKKENANYIKSGIEKAVKNATVIIVNSPADIQLDQNMMTGQSAPVIAILANDSDAAGEAFSNRVIALSKEVQGVKAFSMFYHPSFERKVDDLSQAHLVYLMDRKINTEGSFEKEILAAYKAKYCKTPPKYAIIGFDVMNDMLTRENRKGEIFRQMNKVQTQLATKFEFVKSKANGAYVNTGYRVIRLMP
- the fabD gene encoding ACP S-malonyltransferase, which produces MKALVFPGQGSQFVGMGKELYDSRKDIKDLMESANEILGFDILSIMFNGTDEDLKRTEVTQPSIFIHSVAALKAVNGLGAEMVAGHSLGEFSALVANGVLSFDDGLKLVSERAKAMQEACNANPSSMAAILGLEDAKVEEICSQIEGIVVPANYNCPGQLVISGETSAVEEACEKLKEAGAKRALLLPVNGAFHSPLMQPAQEKLAAAIENTKFRKPTIPVYQNITTTAVTNPEEIKQNLIAQLTGPVKWTQSVQNMIKDGASQFLEVGPGKTLQGLIKKIDSSVNIASAI
- a CDS encoding GYDIA family GHMP kinase — protein: MSRIFSPGKLMLTSEYFALDGALVLAVPTKLGQEFFYEETEDHESMVFWEAFHQGRAWLKAAINYKDWRIIETNIPSAAEFVLKTLKNVQKLSSTRFTKDSSCHIKTNLQFPADYGLGSSSTLMNNLAEWAAIDPFQLNTLSLGGSGYDIAVAKEKSAVLYQSVPEIKYDKVKFNPAFSNDLIFIHLNQKQDSREAINLYRSKTKSAELVNEFSDLTKKILLCEELENFSRLMLIHEQKISDFIEIPTVKQRLFSDCPVFVKSLGAWGGDFVMSAKFDGFQDYFWGKGFRSLFNWNDLIGL
- the bshC gene encoding bacillithiol biosynthesis cysteine-adding enzyme BshC, which encodes MKTIDTISFLDIESIPQLIKDFLNQDVKGFEDNIFTLNAIKMQIHKKQESFTPEQRAVLYQALKQQLSGMQLSSEQEENLDHLKLANTFTITTGHQLNLFSGPVFFVYKILQTIKTCSYLKQHFPEFNFVPVYWMATEDHDFAEINHFRTENNYYEINEKSGGPVGRITVSDTFFISEFEEEFKDSVFGTELILMLKEAYKNGNTLTEAIRIFVNRIFSGYGLISIDGDCPILKQQIKDIFKDELVNFSLYESSRDKVALLTGKYGKVQVNPREINLFYLTETRDRIDFDGSSYFVVDKNIRFTKDELIHELEKFPEKFSPNALMRPVYQEKVLPNLAYIGGNAEIMYWMELKDYFFKTGIPFPVLIPRNSMLFIKEKTVKKIEKLSLKPQSFFQNFAKVVDGKILENHEILRMLEDSETNLINQFSQLKAVAETTDKSFGNMVRAEEVRQLKSFTRMKKRLLHAEKIKQNELMERLETLFLEVHPAGTWQERVYNFSVFFADYGYDWLESCLEKMVVEESKLIIVAI